The Algoriphagus halophilus genome window below encodes:
- a CDS encoding YfiT family bacillithiol transferase: MIDIELLKYPIGRFQIPNQITESDLAEAIEEIKSLPKFLESTVKSMSEDQLDTPYRPGGWTVRQVVHHCADSHINAFIRFKLALTEENPTIKPYDEAAWAELADNKLPIEVSIGILKNIHFKWGVILDHMSPADFSKTYFHPESQHSAPLSEIALMYSWHGKHHLAHIQALMIRENW, encoded by the coding sequence ATGATAGACATTGAATTATTGAAATATCCAATTGGTAGATTTCAAATACCAAACCAAATTACGGAATCCGATCTGGCAGAAGCCATTGAAGAAATAAAATCCTTACCTAAATTCTTGGAATCCACTGTGAAAAGTATGTCGGAGGATCAATTGGATACTCCCTATAGACCAGGAGGATGGACCGTCAGGCAAGTAGTTCACCACTGCGCAGATAGTCATATCAATGCCTTTATTAGGTTTAAATTAGCTTTAACTGAAGAAAACCCTACGATTAAACCTTATGACGAGGCAGCTTGGGCAGAATTGGCCGACAATAAATTGCCTATCGAAGTATCTATCGGAATCCTTAAAAATATTCACTTCAAATGGGGAGTGATCCTTGATCATATGTCTCCTGCTGATTTTTCAAAAACCTATTTCCACCCAGAATCACAGCATTCTGCACCTCTGAGTGAAATAGCATTAATGTATAGTTGGCATGGCAAACATCATTTAGCCCATATCCAAGCCCTGATGATTAGGGAAAACTGGTAA
- a CDS encoding MBOAT family O-acyltransferase produces the protein MLFNSIEFAIFLPIVFILYWALRKHFRFQLYVLLIASYIFYGWWDWRFLSLIIFSSGIDFLIGKRLDTIAVESKRKMLLGLSLLTNLGLLGFFKYYNFFSESLSEAFTFFGKEIPTGRLDIILPVGISFYTFQTLSYTIDVYRRKLEPTDDWLAFFGFVSFFPQLVAGPIERASHLLGQFQKPRIFDYSFAVSGLRLIIWGMFKKIVIADNAAFMVDEIFLDYTNQSSLSLMLGVVLFAFQIYGDFSGYSDIAIGLSRIFGFDLMLNFRFPYLAQNINDFWKRWHISLSSWFRDYVYIPLGGSRVSTWASFRNVLIVFLVSGFWHGANWTFIIWGLIHGILYVPFFFMKPHQDLHEHSILKNLPKIFLTFTVVCLGWIFFRADSVSQAFNYIGLMFTNEGSSNFIFEANKRKIILGIVLLCIMGMMIIEGYFESKQKKEVLLPSWSLVLIVLFIFYFGGFKNHESFIYFQF, from the coding sequence ATGCTGTTTAATTCCATTGAGTTTGCCATCTTTCTTCCAATAGTTTTTATACTCTATTGGGCATTAAGAAAGCACTTTCGATTCCAGCTATATGTCTTATTGATAGCAAGTTACATCTTTTACGGCTGGTGGGATTGGAGATTTTTGAGTTTAATTATTTTTAGTTCCGGAATAGATTTTCTGATTGGTAAACGGTTAGATACCATAGCAGTGGAATCGAAGAGGAAAATGTTGCTTGGATTAAGTCTATTGACAAACTTAGGTCTTCTAGGTTTTTTCAAATACTACAATTTTTTTTCCGAATCGCTTAGCGAAGCTTTTACATTTTTTGGGAAAGAGATACCTACAGGAAGGTTAGACATTATATTACCAGTGGGGATAAGTTTCTATACTTTTCAAACGTTGAGCTACACCATTGATGTTTACAGAAGAAAACTTGAGCCTACAGATGATTGGTTGGCATTTTTTGGTTTCGTTAGTTTTTTCCCACAATTGGTTGCTGGTCCAATTGAAAGAGCTTCTCATCTATTAGGACAATTCCAAAAACCTCGGATTTTTGACTATTCATTTGCTGTTTCGGGTCTCAGGTTAATTATATGGGGCATGTTTAAAAAGATTGTTATCGCTGATAATGCAGCATTTATGGTAGATGAGATATTTCTTGATTATACCAATCAATCAAGTCTTTCCTTAATGCTTGGTGTGGTATTATTTGCTTTTCAGATCTATGGAGATTTTAGTGGATATTCAGACATAGCAATCGGATTATCGCGAATTTTTGGATTTGATTTGATGCTAAATTTTAGATTTCCATATCTGGCTCAAAACATCAATGATTTTTGGAAAAGATGGCATATTTCACTTTCCAGTTGGTTTAGGGATTATGTTTATATTCCTCTTGGTGGAAGTAGAGTTTCCACTTGGGCCTCCTTTAGAAATGTTTTGATTGTTTTTTTGGTGAGTGGCTTTTGGCATGGGGCCAATTGGACATTTATCATTTGGGGTTTGATCCATGGAATCTTGTACGTTCCATTTTTCTTTATGAAACCCCATCAGGATTTACATGAGCATTCCATCCTCAAAAACCTGCCAAAAATATTTCTAACCTTTACTGTAGTCTGTTTAGGCTGGATCTTTTTTAGGGCAGACAGCGTTTCCCAAGCATTTAATTACATAGGTTTAATGTTTACCAATGAAGGGTCTTCCAATTTTATTTTTGAAGCGAATAAAAGAAAGATCATTTTAGGTATTGTCTTGCTATGCATTATGGGGATGATGATCATAGAAGGTTACTTTGAAAGCAAACAGAAAAAAGAAGTATTGCTTCCTTCTTGGAGCCTGGTATTAATTGTCCTATTTATATTTTATTTCGGAGGGTTTAAAAACCATGAAAGTTTCATCTATTTTCAATTTTGA
- a CDS encoding SDR family NAD(P)-dependent oxidoreductase: MNISLTGQRILVTGASRGIGRAIAKQLSESGAEVIVHFNANESEALKLQKELKTPGFIEKCDLGDSSQVIGFIPYLVKKYGPLSGIVNNAGIAKSAPDTLPTNEWAKIWDQTLQVNTTALGILCKEFIDQAKGLENGRIINISSRAAFRGDTTDYLAYAASKGALISLTRSIARYYGKVGIKAFLVAPGFTRTDMANEILSEYGEEYALNDIALTELTKPEDIAPMITLLCSGLADHATGTSIDINAGSYVH, encoded by the coding sequence ATGAATATTTCATTAACAGGTCAGAGAATCCTGGTTACAGGGGCATCTCGAGGAATTGGAAGAGCCATTGCAAAGCAACTCTCTGAATCAGGAGCTGAGGTAATTGTACACTTTAATGCGAATGAATCAGAAGCCCTCAAACTACAGAAAGAACTAAAAACCCCAGGTTTTATTGAAAAATGTGATCTTGGTGATTCTTCTCAAGTTATTGGTTTCATTCCATATTTAGTAAAAAAATATGGTCCCCTTTCTGGAATTGTAAACAATGCAGGAATCGCAAAATCAGCTCCTGATACCTTGCCCACTAATGAATGGGCAAAGATTTGGGACCAAACTCTTCAGGTCAATACCACTGCTTTGGGTATTTTGTGCAAAGAGTTTATTGATCAGGCAAAAGGATTGGAAAATGGAAGAATCATTAATATTTCATCCCGAGCAGCATTTCGTGGAGATACCACAGATTACTTGGCCTACGCTGCTTCGAAAGGAGCACTAATTAGTTTGACCAGGTCTATAGCCAGGTATTATGGAAAAGTAGGGATCAAAGCATTTTTGGTGGCACCAGGCTTTACGCGAACAGATATGGCCAATGAAATTTTATCCGAATACGGGGAAGAGTATGCCTTAAATGATATAGCTCTGACTGAATTGACTAAACCGGAAGATATTGCCCCAATGATTACTCTCCTTTGCTCTGGGTTGGCTGACCATGCTACTGGAACAAGCATAGATATTAACGCGGGATCCTACGTACATTAA
- a CDS encoding PaaI family thioesterase, with the protein MPTPLDFFTSLIGKKLDHTPSSAGNWLEGTLLEVSKSHIKVRYQVRPDMCNPARILHGGVASLMLDDAIGMANFVTGTEYLMTSINLSVDFLSSAQIGEDLDLTADLVRSGANINHWEAVIRKNNGKIVAKASSNMIKTHVKMSDLKL; encoded by the coding sequence ATGCCCACGCCTTTAGACTTCTTTACCTCCCTTATCGGGAAAAAATTGGATCATACCCCTTCATCAGCAGGAAATTGGCTAGAAGGAACACTTTTAGAAGTTTCAAAATCCCACATTAAAGTGAGGTATCAAGTTAGGCCAGATATGTGCAATCCGGCCAGAATTCTTCATGGAGGAGTTGCATCTTTGATGTTGGATGATGCAATAGGAATGGCAAATTTTGTGACTGGTACAGAATATTTAATGACCAGTATCAATCTAAGTGTAGACTTTCTTTCCTCTGCTCAAATTGGAGAAGATTTGGATCTTACAGCCGACCTCGTACGATCAGGGGCGAATATAAACCATTGGGAAGCGGTAATTAGAAAAAATAACGGTAAAATCGTAGCCAAAGCGAGCTCGAATATGATCAAAACCCATGTTAAGATGAGTGATTTAAAACTTTAA
- a CDS encoding RNA methyltransferase, translating into MKKLSMEELNRLSIEDYKKAGKSPIVLVLDNVRSLNNVGSAFRTGDAFRVEKIFLCGITGTPPHRDIQKTALGATESVEWSYSESTVEAITQLKAEGYKICALEQVDNSIFLNEYQPEKTDKIALIFGNEVFGVEDEVLEKCDHILEIPQLGTKHSLNISVTLGIAVWDMMVKLKQF; encoded by the coding sequence ATGAAAAAATTAAGTATGGAAGAGCTCAACAGGCTCTCAATTGAAGATTACAAAAAAGCAGGAAAAAGCCCGATAGTCCTTGTTTTGGATAATGTGAGAAGCCTGAATAATGTGGGTTCAGCTTTTCGAACAGGGGATGCCTTTCGTGTTGAAAAAATTTTTCTTTGTGGAATCACTGGAACACCTCCGCATCGGGACATTCAAAAAACTGCTTTAGGAGCCACAGAATCGGTGGAATGGAGTTATTCTGAAAGCACAGTTGAAGCTATTACCCAATTAAAAGCGGAGGGATATAAAATCTGTGCCTTGGAACAGGTAGATAATTCTATTTTTTTAAATGAATATCAACCAGAAAAAACAGATAAAATTGCACTGATTTTCGGAAATGAAGTGTTTGGAGTGGAAGACGAGGTACTTGAAAAATGCGATCATATCCTCGAAATTCCTCAATTGGGGACTAAGCATTCCTTAAATATCTCTGTCACCTTAGGGATAGCCGTTTGGGATATGATGGTAAAGCTAAAGCAGTTTTAG